In the bacterium genome, one interval contains:
- a CDS encoding GntR family transcriptional regulator: MTQSDRIARDLRERVESDEWPTGRRLPGEHQLATHYGVSRSTVRTALQDLESRGLTVTRHGSGTVVVATGHDHQADIRRLESMTETIRRRGLEPGMRFRSIAIRTISKEEAEELQLSPSAEVVEIERALTADAEVVAFSYDVIPVAHLGGAPDPSEITGSVFALLGRHGHHVAVATTELHAAHGDDIGWGERPEDPSYLVLVQNHLDGEGRPVFLSSTYFIEGRFPFGLVRHR; encoded by the coding sequence ATGACCCAATCGGACCGCATAGCACGGGACCTGCGGGAGCGCGTCGAAAGCGACGAGTGGCCAACCGGTAGACGCCTGCCGGGTGAGCATCAACTGGCCACCCACTACGGGGTGTCCCGAAGCACGGTTCGCACGGCTCTTCAGGACCTGGAGAGCCGCGGACTAACGGTGACACGGCATGGTTCCGGCACCGTCGTCGTCGCGACCGGGCATGACCACCAGGCCGACATCCGTCGTCTCGAATCTATGACCGAGACGATTCGTCGACGCGGTCTCGAACCTGGCATGCGCTTTCGGAGCATTGCGATCAGAACCATTTCCAAAGAGGAAGCCGAGGAGCTACAGCTCAGCCCGTCGGCGGAGGTGGTGGAGATCGAGAGGGCTTTGACCGCCGATGCCGAAGTCGTGGCCTTCTCGTACGACGTCATCCCGGTAGCCCACCTTGGCGGTGCACCGGACCCATCTGAAATCACTGGGTCCGTCTTCGCGTTGCTCGGTCGACATGGTCATCATGTCGCCGTCGCAACTACCGAGCTCCACGCCGCTCACGGCGATGACATTGGCTGGGGAGAAAGGCCAGAGGATCCCTCCTATCTCGTGCTGGTGCAGAACCACCTGGACGGCGAGGGGCGGCCGGTGTTCTTGTCGTCCACCTACTTCATCGAAGGCCGCTTCCCGTTCGGCCTCGTCCGCCACCGCTGA